One window of Saccharomyces kudriavzevii IFO 1802 strain IFO1802 genome assembly, chromosome: 10 genomic DNA carries:
- the NUC1 gene encoding ribonuclease (similar to Saccharomyces cerevisiae NUC1 (YJL208C); ancestral locus Anc_1.126) produces the protein MSSRILLSGLVGLGAGTGLTYLLLNKRSPGQVIESPYPITQKSNGKIQPHSFKVDPSGFFKYGFPGPIHDLQNREEFISCYNRQTQNPYWVLEHITPESMAARNADRKNSFFREDEVIPEKFRGKLSDYFRSGYDRGHQAPAADAKFSQQAMNDTFYLSNICPQVGGGFNRDYWAHLEYFCRGLTKKYQSVRIVTGPLYLPKKDPADNKFKITYEVIGNPPSIAVPTHFFKLIVAESPTNNPTREDIAVAAFVLPNEPISNETKLTDFEVPVDALERSTGLEFLQKVPLLKKKALCKEVNCQIVVRDFSNAAIKPSKDLKLLPPPKNAD, from the coding sequence ATGAGTAGTAGGATATTGTTGTCCGGTTTGGTGGGGTTGGGTGCCGGTACTGGCTTAActtatcttcttttgaacaaacGCTCTCCGGGACAAGTTATTGAATCGCCTTATCCAATCACACAAAAATCAAACGGTAAAATTCAACCTCACTCCTTTAAGGTTGACCCTTCCGGATTCTTCAAGTATGGGTTTCCTGGTCCAATTCATGATCTGCAAAACCGTGAAGAATTTATTTCATGCTACAATAGGCAAACACAGAATCCTTATTGGGTCTTAGAACATATAACGCCAGAATCCATGGCTGCAAGAAACGCTGATaggaaaaattcttttttcaggGAAGATGAAGTCATTCCAGAGAAATTTAGAGGTAAATTAAGCGACTATTTCAGGTCAGGTTATGATCGTGGCCATCAAGCACCAGCTGCTGACGCAAAATTTTCTCAGCAGGCTATGAATGACACGTTTTATTTATCTAATATTTGTCCTCAAGTGGGAGGGGGCTTTAATAGAGACTACTGGGCGCATTTAGAATATTTTTGTAGAGGATTGACTAAAAAGTACCAGAGTGTAAGAATTGTTACAGGTCCTTTGTatttgccaaaaaaagatccTGCTGacaacaaattcaaaatcactTATGAAGTAATTGGCAATCCGCCCAGCATTGCCGTTCCAAcgcattttttcaaattgattGTTGCCGAATCGCCAACAAATAACCCTACTAGAGAAGATATTGCCGTTGCAGCGTTTGTATTACCAAATGAACCAATATCCAATGAAACGAAACTGACTGACTTTGAAGTCCCTGTAGATGCTCTAGAAAGAAGCACTGGGTTAGAATTTCTGCAAAAAGTGCCgctattgaagaaaaaggcattATGTAAAGAAGTGAATTGTCAAATTGTGGTGAGAGACTTTTCCAACGCAGCAATTAAACCAtcaaaagatttgaaattattaCCACCTCCAAAAAATGCCGATTGA
- the LAA1 gene encoding AP-1 complex accessory protein LAA1 (similar to Saccharomyces cerevisiae LAA1 (YJL207C); ancestral locus Anc_1.127) — MGEVKGKRGEGKKTQVAKMVNQTLQKLMDTSTDDGHTLSTWITTNLEKLISLKDASDAELQEVKDIHTQLDDFIRYTAVLENTNSLELHSVFISLSHLYTMSIWQLKNVYPGMVFDSAAYLTNVLCEEDVSIDEINDPNEKKKKKKSTTKKKRYIYTPAKDIACTLLVQIFENFGSSISSLVPLLFSVIFKNLKKIMEKSKYHHAAFMTSLLQLFNAILRNSNDDDRILDPTTYAKFSKLSKTVFDSISADEKDFPVTFVSVLIESWTAHFKQTAFIKEHSHDVLETIYSRFTEGEIGLYGFANDETRIFTAKSLAEILFDYYFSKKILTLQEVWSIYVRIFLNCDTRDVESGCFESIIHLTNINLLADNTFLNNSKYLDMVLSLSEIFSDYEVNNRSMNTLSRYLRYFQHMHKIILPHLSDTAKTQMLYYILGSSDPHGSSFKSDSTTSLKYNIDAKPETQWLTLLQLDLTYTLISDLNSTFATEEHIVKEIRDKLVDLATCEIFTIRVHTMEILRIFLNNCPEYLSETIENSLRALSTDFKSTDKFTFHRNHGHAFIIANLIKDAKSDYISYELIMRITVFSTSFIKNNTTSTSSNLYFKGLLCWILLIGLMNYKDEQYLKLQIPQLFLFWKVLLTHTYTYHDEDELYKNLEIRNHALACLLTYLSNTQIDKDTAKQVSYLLTKCSNFNHSIDLKSKNIDNALLHNENRILQVYLKLEKYISSDFNSSLLILIVKNFSDPNLYTESSTSVFISLKDMRSRKVGNKDDVENNTASESSINTLLRQNNGFAFGLSSKISSDCIVNLSMSSTYKYDELISGSWPSKDYNWYNIFEKEVLKPISPILSLDSLILLYGSGSYSQIDRYAPQVTTSLIDSSMELFSSVFPFLNSKIQYSVMETLNLSMFSKTTTPLRSAAIAANVCSALHSALRIMQEKSLVLDYSVGQLIIESIKKIQFFNDTFLTKIKADCVGLLTAAIARSFDDEERQKFLTEQSRIFIKNVADMDEPYLRMFHVLSLATIFKYNPQYANFEASFDVIFALMRDPHPVVHSWSLKAMHVLLEKHLVIDLKTAALLLNSMEILLTNDKFGVYGPSTLRCNYNREFNSHVAIGEISKTLTETVGPNFLELNPKVLDSFRNITLSLLISNNILSSITSIKIFENIATFKMNNILNYGIFISSSKSIIKSSIVTGIGSSYFDTTFTSSNELISHTSSLKSAFENFDLFTLLYKLQMEEIFMKEMENLSWRYLALFPNSRSVKNYFTEWILHTLKKDSHWFDKLYSVFNMSLGRLFQSYYRDVTVLLELNGLQESSEKEIKGEEEESIANVSQLANTSTKDLGSDNLQWKSKQIILNLIVTLCLESEKYENLLLALSGKISDLIEISFRGSTVRNEGMKLTGLQILNFVLKNYSSMRDPQIPESSILEQQEAQITSALMPAFSKGSSPTVISFAITVAAEVLASNIMPPDKLGRISQLLVDLLGNFKGSPSNIRVGEAFIVTPKAKRKIELSVLDAWAEIVQRSITSSNEPLVAFTKKYWSILVPLWIISLREYMTIKYSDKDATIQLDDHSKENDLIELRSTKIELYEPVWLNFVEALGCTLDSDVSIISGSLNDEELEYFLFILFSLCLEAIVKNIDDHSMKMQVLPALHNVLKSNLCIKSIFEDDIIAEVVGVMDRLISTGNSKEEFLLVDIISDLIIGYSKCNSTPESFLQDIDKLYELLRLLMMIISEKLPLIKNNVLSSEEDNYEIKLSSTDIDLLKKTFVAFESNISNFDSMFKLDLYSCLLFVIGKIYECREREVIIPIILPLFKALVKALTESDDKDNIELLAIFYGSIKDVIYHKLSSNNKVATILILLSNGYSNLSCQELSDCADILLGALNDPTTRPIALQGFKRIVSNVFRYPLLQHLIKVVIKRFFQDIQAKESLSLATIKIKLIIQFTGEAIKQNDSKASLSIALCLSFFVVYHETYRDKVDKEVAEEMMTLVQLDKNSFKDAVANILNHQQKTIIGSIMEAYVQSESLGSVEEAFQLKSFK; from the coding sequence ATGGGAGAGGTAAAAGGCAAAAGAGGTGAAGGCAAAAAGACGCAGGTCGCAAAGATGGTAAATCAAACCCTCCAGAAGTTGATGGATACGTCAACAGATGATGGTCACACTTTATCAACTTGGATAACTACCAATCTGGAAAAGCtcatatctttgaaagacGCCAGTGACGCCGAATTACAAGAGGTCAAAGACATACACACTCAATTGGATGATTTTATAAGATACACCGCCGTATTAGAGAACACGAATAGTTTAGAGCTGCATTCAGTGTTTATCAGTTTGTCACACCTCTATACAATGTCTATATGGCAATTGAAAAACGTATACCCTGGGATGGTTTTTGATTCTGCTGCGTATTTAACTAATGTACTATGTGAGGAAGACGTTTCgattgatgaaattaatGACcctaatgaaaaaaagaaaaagaagaagtcaacgacgaaaaagaaaaggtacATATACACTCCAGCAAAAGATATTGCGTGCACATTATTAGTCCAAATAttcgaaaattttggaagcagcatttcttctttggtcCCACTACTTTTTAGTgtaattttcaaaaacctaaaaaaaatcatggaaaaaagtaaatatcACCACGCTGCTTTTATGACATCGCTGCTTCAGCTTTTTAATGCCATTTTAAGAAATTCAAACGATGACGATAGAATCTTGGATCCAACTACGTAcgcaaaattttcaaaattatctAAAACCGTCTTTGACAGTATTTCAGCGGATGAGAAAGATTTCCCGGTTACCTTTGTATCTGTGTTGATAGAATCCTGGACGGCTCATTTCAAACAGACAGCTTTCATTAAGGAGCACTCTCATGACGTGTTAGAAACAATCTATTCAAGATTCACGGAAGGTGAGATAGGCCTTTATGGTTTTGCTAATGATGAAACTCGTATTTTCACTGCTAAATCTCTAGCGGaaattttatttgattATTACTTTTCGAAGAAAATCTTGACCTTACAAGAGGTATGGTCTATTTATGTTAGGATTTTTCTGAATTGTGATACCCGAGATGTAGAAAGTGGTTGTTTTGAATCCATTATCCATTTGACTAACATAAACCTATTAGCTGATAATACTTTCCTGAATaactcaaaatatttggatATGGTGCTGTCTTTAAGTGAGATCTTTAGCGACTACGAAGTAAATAATAGAAGCATGAATACATTATCAAGGTACTTAAGGTACTTCCAACATATGCATAAGATCATATTACCACATTTGAGTGACACTGCAAAGACTCAAATGCTATATTACATTTTAGGCTCCTCGGATCCTCACGGTAGCTCTTTCAAAAGCGATTCAACTACAAGTCTAAAGTATAACATTGATGCCAAACCTGAAACACAGTGGCTTACACTACTACAATTAGACTTGACATATACTTTAATAAGCGATCTGAATTCTACATTTGCCACCGAAGAGCATATTGTTAAAGAAATTAGAGATAAATTAGTTGATCTGGCGACATGTGAGATATTTACAATTCGTGTTCACACAAtggaaattttgagaatttTTCTGAATAATTGTCCGGAATATCTCTCGGAGACTATTGAAAACTCTTTACGTGCATTATCTACTGATTTCAAATCTACTGACAAATTCACTTTTCATAGGAACCATGGACATGCTTTTATTATAGCGAACCTTATCAAAGACGCCAAGAGTGATTATATTTCTTATGAGTTGATCATGAGGATCACAGTTTTCTCCACGTCATTTATAAAAAACAATACCACGTCTACTTCTTCCAACTTGTACTTCAAAGGGCTTTTATGCTGGATATTATTGATAGGATTAATGAATTATAAAGATGAACAGTATTTGAAATTACAGATACCTCAACTGTTTCTGTTCTGGAAAGTTCTATTGACACATACTTACACATACCATGACGAGGACGAATTGTATAAAAACCTAGAAATTCGAAACCATGCTTTGGCCTGTCTATTAACATACTTAAGCAATACGCAAATTGATAAAGACACGGCCAAACAAGTGTCATATTTGTTAACCAAATGCTCCAACTTCAACCACTCTATTGActtaaaatcaaaaaacaTTGATAATGCCCTGTTGCACAATGAAAATAGAATTTTGCAAGTATATCTTAAATTGGAGAAGTATATAAGTAGTGATTTCAATAGTTCCTTACTAATATTAATTGTGAAGAACTTTTCAGATCCTAATCTCTACACAGAATCGAGCACTTCCGTTTTTATCAGTTTAAAAGATATGCGGAGCAGAAAAGTAGGAAATAAAGATGACGTCGAGAATAACACCGCTTCAGAATCCTCAATAAACACCTTACTGCGTCAAAACAATGGCTTTGCATTCGGTCTCTCTAGTAAAATAAGCAGCGACTGTATTGTAAATCTATCGATGTCCTCCACCTATAAATATGATGAACTAATAAGTGGAAGCTGGCCGTCCAAGGATTATAATTGGTACAATATTTTCGAAAAGGAAGTGTTGAAGCCTATTTCTCCAATTTTGTCCTTGGActcattgattttgttaTATGGATCCGGATCTTACTCTCAAATTGATCGCTACGCACCCCAAGTTACTACATCTTTGATTGACTCTTCTATGGAGCTTTTTTCATCTGTATTTCCCTTTCTGAATAGTAAAATACAGTACTCTGTTATGGAAACTCTGAATCTGTCCATGTTTTCCAAAACGACTACACCGTTGAGAAGCGCAGCAATCGCTGCCAACGTTTGCAGCGCACTGCATAGTGCTTTGCGGATCATGCAAGAAAAGAGTTTGGTGTTGGACTATTCAGTAGGGCAATTGATCATCGAAtcgataaaaaaaattcaattcttcaatgacaCATTTTTGACAAAGATCAAGGCAGATTGTGTAGGGTTACTTACGGCCGCTATTGCACGATCAtttgacgatgaagaaaggCAGAAGTTTCTCACAGAGCAATCAAGGatatttataaaaaatgtCGCAGATATGGATGAACCATACTTAAGGATGTTTCACGTCCTTTCATTGGCCACGATCTTCAAATATAACCCGCAATatgcaaattttgaagcatCATTTGACGTCATCTTTGCGTTAATGAGGGATCCACATCCCGTTGTTCATTCTTGGTCATTAAAAGCAATGCATGTTCTTCTTGAGAAGCACCTGGtgattgatttgaaaacagcaGCTCTGCTGCTGAATTCTATGGAAATCCTGCTGACGAACGATAAGTTTGGTGTTTACGGTCCCTCCACTCTTCGCTGCAACTATAATAGAGAGTTTAATTCTCATGTAGCTATCGGTGAAATCTCAAAAACTTTGACTGAAACTGTGGGTCCAAATTTTCTAGAACTAAATCCTAAAGTTCTTGATTCGTTCAGAAATATTACTCTATCTTTGTTAATATCCAATAATATTCTCAGCAGCATAACTAgcatcaaaatatttgaaaatatagctactttcaaaatgaataaCATCCTAAACTATGGAATCTTTATTTCCTCCTCTAAAAGTATAATCAAAAGCTCAATAGTTACAGGAATAGGGTCATCATATTTTGATACAACATTTACCAGCTCAAATGAACTCATTTCGCATACTTCAAGTTTAAAAAGtgcttttgaaaactttgaCTTATTCACATTATTGTACAAATTGCAGATGGAAGAAATCTTcatgaaagaaatggaaaatttgagCTGGAGGTATCTGGCCCTATTTCCAAATTCCCGCTCTGTTAAGAATTATTTTACTGAATGGATATTGCATACTCTCAAAAAGGATAGTCATTGGTTTGATAAATTATATTCGGTTTTTAATATGAGCCTAGGAAGACTCTTCCAAAGTTATTACAGAGATGTAACAGTTCTATTGGAGCTGAACGGCCTACAAGAGTcttcagaaaaagaaatcaaaggCGAAGAAGAGGAGTCCATCGCAAATGTAAGCCAGCTGGCCAACACAAGTACTAAAGATCTTGGCTCTGACAACCTTCAATGGAAGAGCAAACAGATAATCTTAAATTTGATAGTAACACTGTGTTtagaatctgaaaaatatgaaaaccTGCTGCTCGCACTGAGCGGCAAAATTTCAGATCTTATTGAAATATCGTTCCGTGGATCTACAGTGAGAAATGAAGGAATGAAATTGACTGGACtacaaattttgaattttgtaCTTAAGAACTATTCGTCAATGAGAGATCCCCAGATCCCTGAATCATCGATATTAGAGCAACAGGAAGCCCAGATAACTAGTGCATTGATGCCAGCATTTAGTAAAGGAAGCTCGCCTACagtgatttcttttgctaTCACTGTTGCTGCTGAGGTATTAGCCTCCAATATCATGCCGCCAGACAAATTGGGAAGAATTTCACAATTACTAGTAGATCTTCTCGGTAACTTCAAAGGTTCTCCTTCTAATATACGTGTGGGTGAGGCCTTCATTGTTACACCAAAGGcgaagagaaaaattgaactttCCGTTTTGGATGCATGGGCTGAGATAGTACAAAGGTCCATTACCTCATCGAATGAACCACTGGTCgcttttacaaaaaaatattggaGTATTTTGGTTCCATTATGGATCATCTCTTTACGTGAATATATGACAATCAAATACAGTGACAAAGATGCTACGATACAATTAGATGATCattcgaaagaaaatgaccTCATTGAGTTGAGAAGTACAAAGATTGAATTGTATGAGCCAGTGTGGTTGAACTTTGTAGAGGCACTCGGATGCACACTTGATTCCGATGTTAGCATCATTTCAGGATCACTTAACGACGAGGAATTGGAGTATTTCCTCTTTATTCTGTTTAGTCTGTGCTTAGAAGCCATCGTCAAGAATATTGACGAccattcaatgaaaatgcaagTTTTGCCTGCTTTACACAACGTTTTAAAAAGTAATCTATGCATAAAAAGcatatttgaagatgatatCATTGCCGAAGTTGTTGGAGTTATGGATAGACTAATCTCTACAGGAAACAGCAAGGAAGAATTTTTACTCGTTGATATAATTAGTGACTTGATCATTGGTTATTCAAAGTGCAATAGTACACCTGAGTCGTTTCTACAAGATATTGACAAACTGTATGAATTACTGCGACTATTAATGATGATTATCTCAGAGAAATTACCACTTATCAAGAATAACGTGTTAAGTAGCGAGGAAGATAATTATGAAATAAAACTCTCCTCCACTGATATTGACTtattaaagaaaacattCGTTGCGTTTGAATCAAACATCAGTAACTTTGACAGCATGTTTAAGTTAGATCTCTATTCCTGTCTTTTATTCGTTATAGGGAAAATTTATGAATGTAGGGAACGCGAAGTGATCATCCCAATCATTCTTCCACTTTTCAAGGCATTAGTAAAGGCACTTACAGAATCGGACGACAAGGATAATATTGAATTACTGGCAATATTCTACGGGTCAATCAAGGATGTAATATATCATAAGTTGAGTTCGAACAACAAGGTTGCCAccattttgattttgctGTCTAATGGGTACTCTAATTTAAGTTGTCAGGAACTAAGTGACTGCGCGGACATTCTCTTGGGGGCATTAAACGATCCTACTACACGACCCATTGCCTTACAAggtttcaaaagaatagTATCGAATGTTTTTAGATACCCATTATTGCAGCACTTGATAAAAGTAGTCATCAAAAGgttttttcaagatattcAAGCAAAGGAATCTTTGTCGCTAGCAACCATCAAAATAAAGCTAATAATTCAGTTTACAGGAGAAGCGATAAAGCAAAATGACTCAAAAGCATCGTTGTCAATCGCTTTATGTCTGTCTTTCTTCGTTGTATATCACGAAACGTATAGAGATAAAGTGGACAAAGAGGTTGCTGAAGAAATGATGACTTTGGTCCAATTGGACAAGAATTCATTTAAAGATGCTGTTGCCAATATTTTAAACCATCAACAAAAGACGATTATAGGCTCCATAATGGAGGCTTATGTTCAGTCTGAGTCCCTGGGATCTGTCGAAGAAGCTTTTCAATTGAAATCTTTTAAGTAA
- the CBP1 gene encoding Cbp1p (similar to Saccharomyces cerevisiae CBP1 (YJL209W); ancestral locus Anc_1.125) — protein sequence MLRLVWHRTERFIIVPTRALRRISHNSGHSLQEQVLTLISTKTSLNSDDKLKIREYWSDMADYKNLRKERNTLLENSILHEVKIEDFVRFVDRTKNASMTTRGLYRRECLYQSKKNLDLVNQVVSQVSSAGQQTPLITQVDTMHWCVDDAISTGDIVMAADLFLLYYRLFAEDTKLDEPYARKIISTLAYPNPLHDHVHLVKYLQLNSLFERRAGNGIKLTRFQLEILSSKALGLGDEAPQLCKAILNKLMNINFSSATELKLRDDQVLLAYKSIDENYRRGNVASVYFTWNKIKEHYVSISAHDSRIIYKVFKICTHNRAYRSLCSEIFWQLTPEYYCNNPLILPALIDFITKRDSLTMAKELMQNINRYTLPENHHIVWLNKRCLSSLLRMHLKFNDSNGVDRVLKQITTNFRTLSQENYQAIIIHLFKTQNLDHIAKAIKLLDTIPPKQAMLAYGSIINELVDWKLASKVKFTDNLMALINELLMKAHDYDPEHRSSLWNVVSSLYIKKLCHYKKQNGKSVVNAKEDIDLAKLLYLIATKKKNTRWTKSNSNPFIISTPSDVELKINNQNRFTILRNIALSAFKIERTDIFLWACAELYQNGMTIDELKLDWNFMLKHQIRNSEFKTNKEIVQDVKKHGVSAIKRHLR from the coding sequence ATGCTCCGTCTCGTTTGGCACAGGACCGAGAGGTTTATAATAGTGCCCACCAGGGCCTTGCGACGAATAAGCCATAATAGCGGGCATTCGCTGCAGGAACAGGTGTTGACCCTTATAAGCACCAAAACGAGTTTGAATAGTGACGACAAGTTGAAAATACGAGAGTATTGGTCTGACATGGCGGACTACAAGAATCTTcgaaaagagagaaacaCCCTACTGGAAAATTCTATATTGCACGAGGTCAAGATCGAAGACTTCGTCAGGTTTGTTGATCGCACCAAAAACGCATCTATGACTACAAGAGGACTGTATCGAAGAGAGTGTTTGTATCAGAGTAAGAAGAACTTGGATCTGGTTAACCAAGTAGTCTCTCAAGTCTCATCGGCAGGACAACAAACACCCTTAATTACCCAAGTGGATACCATGCACTGGTGCGTCGATGACGCCATCAGCACGGGGGACATAGTCATGGCTGCCGatcttttcctcttgtaCTACAGATTATTTGCGGAAGATACCAAGCTAGACGAACCGTAcgcaagaaaaatcataTCAACATTAGCGTACCCGAATCCATTGCATGATCATGTCCACCTGGTCAAATATTTACAATTGAACTCCCTATTTGAACGTAGAGCCGGGAACGGCATAAAATTGACCAGATTTCAATTGGAGATTCTTTCCAGTAAGGCGCTCGGTTTGGGCGATGAAGCTCCACAACTTTGCAAGGCTATACTAAACAAGCTAATGAATATAAACTTCTCCTCGGCGACTGAGTTAAAACTGCGAGATGATCAAGTATTACTTGCATATAAGTCCATCGACGAAAACTATAGAAGAGGAAACGTGGCAAGTGTGTATTTCACTTGGAACAAAATCAAGGAGCATTACGTCTCGATTTCTGCACATGACTCCAGAATCATTTATAAAGTCTTCAAGATTTGTACTCATAATAGAGCCTATAGATCTTTATGTAgtgaaatattttggcAATTGACTCCTGAGTATTATTGCAATAACCCGTTGATACTACCAGCACTCATTGATTTCATCACCAAGCGCGATTCTTTAACTATGGCCAAGGAACTTATGCAAAACATCAATAGATACACATTGCCTGAGAACCATCATATCGTTTGGCTGAACAAAAGATGTCTTTCCTCATTGCTAAGGATGCATTTAAAATTCAACGACTCCAACGGTGTAGATAGGGTTTTGAAGCAAATAACAACGAATTTTAGGACGCTTTCACAGGAAAATTACCAAGCAATTATTATCCATCTCTTCAAGACACAAAATCTCGATCATATCGCCAAGGCAATTAAACTATTGGATACGATACCACCGAAACAGGCAATGTTGGCATATGGGTCTATTATCAACGAATTGGTAGATTGGAAATTGGCTTCAAAAGTTAAATTCACCGATAATTTGATGGCACTTATAAATGAACTATTGATGAAAGCACATGATTATGACCCTGAACACAGAAGCTCACTTTGGAACGTCGTTTCCTCTTTATACATTAAGAAACTTTGTCATTATAAGAAGCAGAATGGCAAATCTGTTGTTAATGCAAAGGAGGATATTGACTTGGCaaaattattatatttgattgctacaaaaaaaaaaaatacacgTTGGACAAAATCAAATAGTAATCCCTTCATTATCTCTACTCCAAGTGATGTTGAACTAAAAATTAACAATCAAAACAGGTTTACAATCCTGAGGAATATTGCATTAAGTGCTTTTAAAATAGAAAGAACAGATATCTTCCTTTGGGCATGCGCGGAACTATACCAGAATGGTATGACGATTGACGAATTGAAATTGGACTGGAATTTCATGCTGAAACACCAGATAAGAAATTCAGAATTCAAGACAAATAAGGAAATCGTACAGGATGTTAAAAAGCATGGAGTCTCAGCTATCAAGCGTCACTTAAGGTAA